Proteins from one Procambarus clarkii isolate CNS0578487 chromosome 72, FALCON_Pclarkii_2.0, whole genome shotgun sequence genomic window:
- the LOC138356425 gene encoding ATP synthase subunit a-like, whose amino-acid sequence MWQHTDNVDFWHRNFSEPTFPFSWAVGDSNRGLYAGEAEAHTLRLARVALCLYVIRYVLCLYVIRYVLCLYVIRYVLCLYVIRNVLCLYVISYVLCLYVIRYVLCLYVIRYVLCLYVIRYVLCLYVIRYVLCLYVIRYVLCLYVIRNVLCLYVIRNVLCLYVIRNVLCLYVIRNVLCLYVIRYVLCLYVIRYVLCLYVIRYVLCLYVIRYVLCLYVIRYVLCLYVIRNVLCLYVIRYVLCL is encoded by the exons ATGTGGCAGCATACTGATAATGTCGACTTCTGGCATCGCAACTTTAGTGAGCCTACCTTCCCATTCTcatgggctgtaggagactcgaaccgcggaCTGTACGCCGGTGAGGCTGAAGCTCACACGCTTCGTCTTGCGAGG GTAGCCTTGTGCCTCTACGTCATACGCTACGTCTTGTGCCTCTACGTCATACGCTACGTCTTGTGCCTCTACGTCATACGCTACGTCTTGTGCCTCTACGTCATACGCAACGTCTTGTGCCTCTACGTCATAAGCTACGTCTTGTGCCTCTACGTCATACGCTACGTCTTGTGCCTCTACGTCATACGCTACGTCTTGTGCCTCTACGTCATACGCTACGTCTTGTGCCTCTACGTCATACGCTACGTCTTGTGCCTCTACGTCATACGCTACGTCTTGTGCCTCTACGTCATACGCAACGTCTTGTGCCTCTACGTCATACGCAACGTCTTGTGCCTCTACGTCATACGCAACGTCTTGTGCCTCTACGTCATACGCAACGTCTTGTGCCTCTACGTCATACGCTACGTCTTGTGCCTCTACGTCATACGCTACGTCTTGTGCCTCTACGTCATACGCTACGTCTTGTGCCTCTACGTCATACGCTACGTCTTGTGCCTCTACGTCATACGCTACGTCTTGTGCCTCTACGTCATACGCAACGTCTTGTGCCTCTACGTCATACGCTACGTCTTGTGCCTCTAA
- the beag gene encoding protein Red, with translation MPPGGEEVFSNPLAPPGETVIDERPQRLTNADFRKLLMTPRAPPGSQKETVTSAGTKTSSTEPPTQRRENKDDVRAAERKKKKSYYAKIKKEEEEKMAELAEKYRDRAKERREGKNPDYQAEDPSQAGMGGYRAVAPDLKSGLDAAERRKQMIQESKFLGGDMEHTHLVKGLDYALLQKVRSEIQIKESEVLVEIERPISSDAPKEKKPPPPISIPQQEEDELIFKTNAGRRIFSSIFNTKPAEFNDLFLTGRMAYAIDLDDEVAESDIPTTVIRSKADLQGIENMQATFTTNDIVIQKLTQILSYLRTGRASKKQKKKDKGKNEAAGRAGADDSIYGDIGDYVPSVGKASDRDKDRGDRDRERGRDRDRERDRRDREKDRGDRDRDREKDRRERDRDRDRDRHDRDREHDRERKPRSYFSRSAHEEVKNEMRAAEERLQTQWPTGADIKADKQAPQAPQQPQQQLTQQQQAQQQQAPSQQQQPPPKPVNSLLMVDDYYTECYPGMAEMQDAIDDSDDEADYTKMDMGNKKGPVGRWDFDTQEEYSDYMNQREAMPKAAFQYGVKMADGRKTRRIGGNKEKDRNAELNREWQQIQQILKRRKDTDGASGVPEKAPRYEY, from the exons ATGCCTCCAG GTGGTGAGGAAGTGTTTTCCAATCCTTTGGCACCACCAGGGGAAACTGTTATAGATGAAAG GCCACAACGCCTTACCAATGCAGACTTTAGAAAATTGTTAATGACTCCTCGTGCACCGCCGGGGAGTCAGAAAGAAACGGTTACTTCTGCTGGAACCAAAACCTCCAGTACTGAGCCACCTACCCAACGCCGTGAAAATAAAGACGATGTTCGAGCTGCagaaagaaagaagaaaaagag CTACTATGCCAAGATCaagaaggaagaagaagaaaaaatggCCGAGTTAGCGGAGAAATACCGTGACAGAGCTAAAGAGAGACGTGAAGGGAAGAATCCTGATTATCAAGCAGAAGATCCTTCTCAAGCTGGTATGGGAGGTTACCGTGCAGTTGCTCCAGATCTGAAATC GGGTTTGGATGCAGCAGAACGTCGTAAGCAAATGATCCAAGAGTCCAAATTTTTGGGTGGTGACATGGAGCATACCCATTTAGTGAAAGGCTTAGATTATGCATTGTTGCAGAAAGTACGATCCGAAATCCAAATTAAGGAATCTGAGGTTTTGGTGGAAATAGAACGGCCCATCTCCTCTGATGCACCAAAAGAGAAGAAGCCACCACCTCCTATAAGTATTCCTCAACAAGAAGAGGATGAACTGATATTCAA aacaaaTGCAGGACGACGCATTTTCAGCAGTATCTTCAACACGAAGCCAGCAGAGTTTAATGACTTATTTCTCACTGGTCGTATGGCATATGCTATTGATCTTGATGATGAAGTTGCCGAGAGTGACATTCCTACCACTGTTATTCGCTCCAAAGCTGATCTTCAAGGTATAGAG AATATGCAAGCAACGTTTACAACAAATGACATTGTAATTCAGAAGCTTACTCAGATTTTATCCTACCTTCGCACTGGTAGAGCcagcaaaaaacaaaaaaagaaaGACAAAGGCAAAAATGAAGCG gCTGGGAGGGCTGGAGCTGATGACAGTATCTATGGAGACATCGGAGACTATGTTCCATCAGTGGGTAAGGCAAGTGATCGAGATAAAGATCGTGGAGATCGTGACCGTGAAAGGGGAAGAGATAGAGACCGTGAACGTGACCGAAGAGACAGGGAAAAGGACAGAGGAGATCGCGACAGAGATAGAGAAAAGGATCGACGTGAACGCGACAGAGATCGAGATCGTGATCG ACATGATAGAGATAGAGAGCATGACAGAGAACGAAAGCCCCGTTCATACTTCAGCCGCTCTGCACATGAAGAGGTAAAGAATGAGATGCGTGCTGCGGAAGAGAGGTTACAGACACAATGGCCCACTGGAGCAGATATAAAGGCTGACAAGCAAGCACCTCAGGCACCACAgcagccacaacaacagctgacACAACAACAGCAAGCACAGCAACAACAGGCTCCCTCTCAGCAGCAACAGCCACCACCAAAACC AGTGAACAGTCTGCTGATGGTGGATGACTATTACACAGAGTGCTACCCTGGTATGGCAGAGATGCAGGATGCTATTGATGATTCGGATGATGAAGCAGATTACACCAAGATGGATATG GGTAACAAGAAAGGCCCTGTTGGTCGTTGGGACTTTGACACGCAAGAAGAATATAGTGATTATATGAACCAGCGGGAAGCTATGCCAAAAGCTGCTTTCCAGTATGGTGTGAAAATGGCTGATGGCCGGAAGACTCGCCGTATTGGCGGAAACAAGGAGAAGGACCGAAATGCCGAACTGAATAGAGAGTGGCAACAGATCCAGCAGATCCTCAAGAGACGCAAGGATACTGATGGGGCCTCTGGTGTTCC GGAAAAGGCACCAAGATATGAATACTAG